Below is a genomic region from Azospirillum brasilense.
GAACGCGCCGACCAACCGACCGGCTGGCCAGGGGGGAGCGCAAGGTCGGCCCCAAGGGCAAGGACAGCCGCCGGCAGGCGACGCGCCGGCGGGTGGCGATCCGAGCAACGCTCCGGCCGCGCCGGACGGTTCGGGGCAGGCCCCCGGCCCGCGGGCCGACCTCGACGGGTCTTCGCCGGCCCGGCCGGCCTTCTCCCGCCAAGTGGCTCAAATCCATGGCGCCGCCGACGCCCAGACGGCGGCACTGCTCGCCGCACTCACCTCGCATGTCCCGCCGGGAAGTCGGGCGGCTTAGCGCCTCCCGCGCCTCCCACCGCCTTCATCTCCGCCTAAGCTTTTCTTTTCAAATGGATTGCCGACGAGAATGACCCGGTTCGCTTCCTCCCTCCGGCCGCGGGGCCACAAGGTCCGCGCGTCCTTCGCCCTGGCCACCGCCGCGCTCCTCGCCAGCGGATGTTCCATCAGCCCGAAGCCTCTGACCGATGATGAGAATGTGTCCCGTCTGCGCGAGGACATGTCGGTTATCATGGCGCCGCAGGAGCCGATCGCCGGCCCGGTGTCGATGCACGAGGCGATGGCGCGGGCCATCAAGTACAACCTCGACGAACGCGTGAAGCTGATGGAGATGGCGGTCGCCAACCAGCAGCTCGACCTGTCGCGGTTCGACATGCTGCCGCGTCTCGTGGCGGGGGCCGGCTACACCGGGCGCAACAACGAATCCGGGTCGGAAAGCCTCAATCTCGCCACCGGCCGCCGCACCGGCGAGAGCACCACGGCCACGGACCGGCACCGCCGGACCGCCGACTTGGGCTTCACCTGGAACATTCTCGATTTCGGCGTCAGCTACCTGCGCGCCCGCCAGAACTCCAACCTCGTCCTGATCGCCGACGAGCGCCGCCGCCGCGTCGTCCAGGGCATCCTCCAGGACGTGCGCACCTCCTACTGGCGCGCCGTCGCCGCGGAGCGGTTGCTGAAGCGGATCGAGCCGCTGGAGAAGCGCATCGAGGCGGCGCGCAAGAACGCGAACGACCTGGAGGCCCAGCGCGTCCAGGCTCCGTTGCAGACCCTGTCCTACCAGCGCGCGCTGGTCGACACGCTGCGCCAGCTCCAGACCCTGCGGCGCGAGCTGGTTGCCTCCAAGTCGCAGCTTGGCGCCTTGATGGGCCTGCCGCCGGGCGAGAACTTCACCCTTCAGATGCCGCCGGACGTCACCGGCAAGGACGTGCCGGCGATCACGGCGTCGGTCGAATCCCTGGAAACCTACGCGCTCCTCAACCGTCCGGAGCTGCTGGAGGAGTCCTACAATGCCCGCATCACCGCCGACGAGACGCACCGCGCCCTGCTGAAGCTGCTGCCGGGCATCGACCTGAACGCCGGCCTGCATTTCGACAGCAACAGCTTCCTGCTGAACCAGCGCTGGGCCGATTACGGGGCGCGGGTGTCGTGGAACATCCTGTCCCTGGCCTCGGCCCCGGACACCCACGCCTTCTCCAAGGCGCAGGAGGAACTGGTCGCCTTCCGCCGTCAGGCTTTGAGCGTGGCGGTGCTGAGCCAGGTGCGCGTGGCGATGGTGCAGTTCCGCGAGCTGTCGCAGGAGTTCTCGCTCAACGCCGACCAGGCGTCAATCGACCGCCGCATCCGGCAGCAGTACGTCAACAGCAGCACGGTCGGCCAGCAGGGCGACATGAGCGTCATCCAGGCCGAGGTGTCGGAACTCGTCTCCGATCTGCGGCGCGATCTCGTCTACGCCGACCTGCAGAACGCCTACGCCCGCGTCATGGTGTCGGCGGGCGTCGATCCCATGCCGGAGGCCGTCCCGTCCCAGGATCTGACGACGCTGCGTCAGGCCGTGTCCGACGGGTTGGGCGCCTGGCAGCAGAAGGCAGGCGGCACGGCGCGGCTCCAGGATCTGCTGGTTCCCGCTGCCACGACCTCCGAAAAGGCACCGACGGAGAAGGCTCCGATTGAAAAGGCGGCCGAGCCGCAGACCGAACCGAAGACCGCTCCGCTTGCCGCGCGCAACGACGAGCCGGCGGAGCGCAAGGCTGCGGTGCCGGAGCGCGTGACGGTGGCCGAGCTGCCGCAGGCCGCCTCCATGGCCGCGCCGATGACGGTGTCCTACAGCCCGTCCTCACGGTCGGAGCCGGCGAAGGTCTATTCGGTGCCGTTGAGCGCGCTGGCCCCGATGGGGCGTGCCTCCGCGCGTTGATGCCGACGGGGTGGCGCACCGGCGCCGCCCCCCTTCGGCTGTGCCGGTGCACTGGTGCTGAAACAAATAAGCGTACAGGACCGCTTGCCGATCCTGGATCGTTGCGCTTCCGGAGCAAAGGGTGCAGAAAATCTCTGCCATGATGTGCCGCTTTCGCCCCTCACGCTTCCTCGCTGCGCTGTCTATCGCGCTGCTTTCCCTGCCGCTTGCCGCCGCGGATCCGGCGCCGGCCCCCGAAGGCGGCGTACGCGCGTTGATCGAGGCGCGGCAGCACGCCGTCCTTTCCAGCGAGATCGCCGGGCGCATCGGGCGGATCACCGTGGAGGCGGGCCAGTCCTTCAAGGCGGGGCAGACGCTCATCGCCTTCGATTGCAGCCATTATCAGGCGGCGGTCGACGCGGCCCGCGCCAACCTGCGCGCCGCCGACGTCACGGTGCGGCAGAGCCGCCGGCTGGAGCAGCTGAAATCCATCGGCGGGGCCGAGGTCGAGATGGCCGAGGTCAAGGCCGAGGCCGCCCGCGCCGATCTGCGCAAGGCCGAGATCGAGGTCCGTCGTTGCGACGTGAAGGCCCCCTTCGACGGCAAGGTGGTGGAGCAGCGGATCCGTGAGCATGAGTCGGTGCCCGCCGGCACGGCCCTGCTCGAAGTGCTGTCCGACCGCGATCTGCGGGTCGAACTGATCGTCCCGTCCTCCTGGCTGGTCTGGCTGAAGCCCGGGCAGCGGTTCGAGCTGCGCATCGACGAGACGGGCGAGGCTCTTGACGGCGAAGTCACCCTGATCGGCGCCCGCGTCGACCCGGTCAGCCAGTCGTTGAAGGTCACGGGCAAGCTGCTGACGGACAAGCAGGGCAATGCCCCGAATCTGGTCGCCGGCATGAGCGGAACCGCCCGCTTCAACCCGGCGGAGGAGGCCAAAGGTGCCCGATGACGTCACATCCGTCCGGATGGAAGCGGCCAACCCGCTGAACAGCCTCCTGCTCCTCCTGAATTTGCAACAGGAGGCCCGGCAGGCCCAGAACCCGGAAGCGCTGCGCTTCCTCATGGTGAACCAGACGCGGCGGATGATCGCCTACCAGCAGGCGATCTTCCTGACCGTCGCGCCGTCGGGCAAGGCGCGGCTTGAGGCGGTGTCCAACGTCGCCGTTCCGGAGCGCGATGCCCCCTTCACCCGCTGGCTGGAGGCCGCGGCGTCGGCCATCGCCGCGGGAGCGGAGGCGCGCAGCCTGCACGGCATCGCCCCCACGGAGGTGCCGCCCGCGCTGGCCCGCGACTGGGGCCAGTGGGGACCGGCGCAGGCGCTGTGGGTGCCTCTCCCGGGTCCGGACGGCACCTTGACGGCGGTGTTGTGGCTCGCCCGCGACGATGCGTGGACGGAAGGGGAAAAGGTGCTGCTCGGGCAGCTTTCCGGCGGCTATGGACACGCCTGGTGGGCTTTGACCCAGGCTGGGCGCCGCTCCGGAGTGCGGGCGCGCAAGGGAATTTGGGCGCTGGCGGTGGTGGCGACCCTGGGGGCCGTTCTGGCCATTCCGGTTCCGCAATCGACGCTGGCACCGGCGGAGGTGGCGCCGCGCGACCCGCTGATCGTCAGCGCGCCGCTGGAGGGCGTCATCGAACGCTTCCACGTCCAGCCGAACGAGCCGGTGACCAACGGTCAGCCTCTGTTCACGTTCGAAGCAACGGTTTTGAAGAGTCGTCTGGAAGTCGCGCGCAAGGCCCTGGCTTCGGCGGAGGCGGAGTTGCTGACCGCCTCCCAGGGGGCCTTCACCGACCCGCAGAGCAAGGCCCGCATCGCCCAGTTGAAGACCCAGGTGGAACTGCGCCGGGCGGAGATGGATTTCGCCCGCGACCTGATGGATCGCGTCACCGTTAAGGCGGAGCGGACGGGCATCGCCGTCTTCACCGACGCCAACGATTGGCTGGGCAAGCCAGTGGCGGTTGGCGAGCGCATCCTGACCCTGGCCGACCCGCAGGCTGCCGAGGTTGACGTGCATGTCCCGGTCAACGACGCGATCGTGCTTCAGGAGGGGGCCGAGGTCAGCCTCTATCTGAACGTCGATCCTCTGCGCCCGCTGCACGCGACCGTCTCGCACGCCAGCTACGAGCCGGGGCTGACGCCGGGCGGTGTCCTGGCCTACCGCGTCCGCGCCGATCTGGTGCCGGACCAACCGACCCCGCGCATCGGGCTGCGCGGCACCGCCAAGATCCAGGGCGAGCGGGTGCCGCTGGCCTTCTACCTGTTCCGCCGCCCGCTGGCGTCGCTGCGCCAGACCGTGGGGCTCTGAGCCATGGGCGCCGCCGCCATCGGCATGGCGACGGGGCCGGCGGCGGTCACGCCGGTGGACCCGCTGGACAGCGTGCGGCTGCCGCCGTTGCGCGAAGAGTTGCAACTGCTGCCGGCTCCACCGGCCGTGGACGGATCGCCCTGCTGGACGATCCACGATCCGGTGCGCAATCGCTATTTCCGCATCGGCCATGGCGCCTTCGAGGTCATCGCTCGCTGGCATCACGGGTCGCCCCGTGCCATCGCCGCCGCAGTGGCCGCCGAAACGGTCCTGGAGCCGGAGGCGGAGGATATCGTCGGCCTCTACAAATTCCTGGCCGGCAGCAACCTGACCCAGGGCGCCGACGTCGATTTTCTGGCGAAGCAGACGGCGGCGCGGCGCACGTCCTGGTGGACGTGGCTGTTGCACAACTACCTGTTCTTCCGCATCCCGCTGGTCCGCCCCGACGCCTTCCTGAACGCCACGGTGCGCTACGTCGCGCCCTTCTACAGCCGTGCCTGGTTGTGGACGGTGATCGGTGCGGGAATTCTGGGCCTCATCCTGGCGATGCGCCAGTGGGACAGCTTCGCTCACACCTTCCTGCACTTCTTCACGCTGGAGGGCATGGCGCTCTACGGCCTGACCCTGCTGGTGACGAAGACGCTGCACGAGCTGGGGCACGCCTACACCGCGAAACGCTTCGGCTGCCAGGTGCCGACCATGGGGGCCGCCTTCCTGGTGATGTGGCCGGTGCTCTACACCGACACCAGCGACGCGTGGCGGCTGGTTTCCCGCCGCGCCCGGCTGCACATCGCCGCGGCGGGCATGCTGACGGAACTGGCGCTGGCCGCCTTCGCCACGCTGGCCTGGAGCTTCCTGCCCGACGGGCCGCTGCGCAGCGCCGCCTTCTTCGTGGCGACGGTGAGCTGGGTGACGACCCTGACCATTAATCTCAGCCCCTTCATGCGGTTCGACGGCTATTACCTGCTGGCCGACGCGCTGGATGTGCCGAACCTTCAGGACCGAGCCTTCGCGCTGGCCCGCTGGCGGCTGCGGGAATGGCTGTTCGGGCTGGGCGACGAGGTGCCGGAGCGGTTCGATCCGTGGCTGCACCGGGTGATGCTGGCCTACGCCTTCGCCACCTGGGTCTACCGGCTGGTGCTGTTCATCGGCATCGCGGTCCTGGTCTATCACGTTTTCATCAAGGTGCTGGGAATCGTGCTGTTCGCGGTGGAAGTCGGCTGGTTCATCCTGCGCCCGCTGGTCAACGAGGCGAAGGAATGGTGGGAGCGGCGGGGCAGCCTGCGGCCCAACCGGAACCTCCTGATGACTCTGGGCGGCCTGAGCGCGCTGGTCTGGCTGGCCTTCGTCCCGGTCACCGGCACCATCGCCGTACCGTCGGTGTGGCGGGCGGAGGGTTTCTCAACCCTGTTCGCCCCGGTCCCGTCGCGCATCGCGGAGGTGCTGGTCCAGCCCGGCCAGCGCGTGGCGGCGGGCGACCTGCTGTTCCGCCTCGAAGCGCCGGAACTGACCAGCAAGCTGCAGCAGTCGGAACTGCGCATCGCGCTGGCCCAGGACCGCATCGACCGCATGCTGGCCGCCCGCGACGGACTGGACCGGGTGCGGGTGATGGAGGAGGATCTGGCCGCAGGCTTGGCCGACCGGCAGGGTCTGCTGGACGGTCTGGCGCGTCTGGAAATCCGTGCGCCCATCGCCGGAACGGTGGTTGATGTCGCCGACGCGCTGCGCCCCGGGCGCTGGGTGGGACCATCGCTGGCGCTCGGCCAGATCGTCGCTGATGGCGGTGGGGAACTGGTCGGTTATGTGGCCGAGAATGACCTCACCCGCGTCTCTGTGGGGGCAGATGCGGTGTTCCTCGCTGACGATCCGTTGCGTCCCCGCATGGAAGCGCGGGTGGCGGTGGTGGACCGGGTGAGCGTGAAGGGGCTGGACGTTCCCGCCTTGGCCTCGATCCACGGCGGTCCGATTGCCGTAGAAAGTCAGACCGGCCCAGCGATGGGACGCACGAACGCCGAGGCTGCGCGCTCCAACCTGAAGCCGGTGGAGGCCGTCTACCGGGTGACCCTGGCGCCGCTGGACCGGACGCAGGCGGGACCCGCCCACCAGATGCGCGGCGTGGCCCGCGTGGAGGGCGAGGCGCGCAGTCTGGCCGACCGCTTCTGGCGCACCGCGCTGGCCGTGCTGATCCGCGAAACCGGGTTCTGACGAGAAGATTGCCCGTCAGGGAGCGATTGCCCACCGCCCGTTGGCCATCTTGCAAAAGGTCAGTCTGTAGGGCTGGACGGTCCGCCGGATGAAGTTGGCCTGAACATCCCCGCAGGGCGCACCGTCGCGCTCGTGGATCTTCTCCACGACCACATCGCCGCGCACCCCGGTCTTCGGATTGTTCCATTCGGTGCGCCGACCCGCTTCCATCGGGGTCAGGGCGTCGCTGAGCGCCTTGCGGAACAGGTCCCAATCCTCGTCCGTCAAATCCACCCCGCCGCGTCCGCCCAGGAAAAGGCCGAACTGTGCCTGCGCCGGGGCGGCGACGGCCAGCGTCGCGACCAGCGCGGCGGCGTGGAGCCCAAAGGCAAAGGACGGGATGGGTAACAGGCGCATGCGGCGGCTCCTTACGACCGTTTTCGAATCCGGGCATTTTAAGAACGATTGATGATGGCCGCATGTGAAGGCAGGTCACGAACCGGGGTGTTACGGTAACATACGTGTCGCTGCTTGGCGCGCCGCGGACTCCGGCCTTTCCGATGTTCCGAAACCTTTCCAAGTCCGGGCCATGGCCTGCTATTCGCTGCACGGCCGTCCGGTGGGCAACGGTAACGCACTGGCTTCCCGACCAGGGGGCGGACGAGCGTTTCTGATCGCCGGTCAAACCCTTCGGCGCGGACATTTCCGCCCGATGGGCACCGCTCCATCGCTCTCCGGCAGGATGGCCCCGCAGAATGGCCCCTATGAACGAAGATTTGGGGACGCGCCGCACGTTGGCCCGGTGGCCGGTCCTTGCCTTGCTTGCCGCCCTGCTGTTTGCGGCCTTGCCGTCCGGATGGGCCGTGGCACAGACGCCCGATGCCCATACCTCCACGCCCGGAGGACCGGCGACGGCGCTGGAGGTGTATGCCGCGCGTCTGGAGGCGGTCGCCGCCACCTATCCACAGCTTCCCACCATCCTGTCGGACGCCTTTGCCCGCCCCAACGGGCGGGAGGCGGCGGTGCACCCGCTGCGCCTGCTGCGCGGCTTGGTGATCCTCTTCGCGGCGGGGACGGCGGCGTTGCTGCTGACGGGCCGGGTCCTGGCGGGGCCGCTCCGCAAGCTGGAGGCGGACGGCGGAGCGCCGCTGCTGACCGGCGCGTTGCGCTTCGTGCTGGGGCTGGTGCCGGTGGGCGCCTTCGCGCTTGGCGTGCTGGTCGTCTACGCGATCGTGCGGCCGCCGCATCCCGCGGCTCCAGCGGTCCTGCTCGCGGTGCTCCAGGCGGCGCTGACCGTGCTGCTGACGGACCGGCTGATCCGCTTCCTCTGCGCACCGAGGCGCCCCAGGCTGCGCCTGATCCCGCTGGAGGACGCCGACGCGCGCGCTCTGCACCGCACGGGCGTGGTCACCGTGACGTTGGCCGCTACGGTGCTCGGGCTGAT
It encodes:
- a CDS encoding TolC family protein; this encodes MTRFASSLRPRGHKVRASFALATAALLASGCSISPKPLTDDENVSRLREDMSVIMAPQEPIAGPVSMHEAMARAIKYNLDERVKLMEMAVANQQLDLSRFDMLPRLVAGAGYTGRNNESGSESLNLATGRRTGESTTATDRHRRTADLGFTWNILDFGVSYLRARQNSNLVLIADERRRRVVQGILQDVRTSYWRAVAAERLLKRIEPLEKRIEAARKNANDLEAQRVQAPLQTLSYQRALVDTLRQLQTLRRELVASKSQLGALMGLPPGENFTLQMPPDVTGKDVPAITASVESLETYALLNRPELLEESYNARITADETHRALLKLLPGIDLNAGLHFDSNSFLLNQRWADYGARVSWNILSLASAPDTHAFSKAQEELVAFRRQALSVAVLSQVRVAMVQFRELSQEFSLNADQASIDRRIRQQYVNSSTVGQQGDMSVIQAEVSELVSDLRRDLVYADLQNAYARVMVSAGVDPMPEAVPSQDLTTLRQAVSDGLGAWQQKAGGTARLQDLLVPAATTSEKAPTEKAPIEKAAEPQTEPKTAPLAARNDEPAERKAAVPERVTVAELPQAASMAAPMTVSYSPSSRSEPAKVYSVPLSALAPMGRASAR
- a CDS encoding efflux RND transporter periplasmic adaptor subunit; amino-acid sequence: MQKISAMMCRFRPSRFLAALSIALLSLPLAAADPAPAPEGGVRALIEARQHAVLSSEIAGRIGRITVEAGQSFKAGQTLIAFDCSHYQAAVDAARANLRAADVTVRQSRRLEQLKSIGGAEVEMAEVKAEAARADLRKAEIEVRRCDVKAPFDGKVVEQRIREHESVPAGTALLEVLSDRDLRVELIVPSSWLVWLKPGQRFELRIDETGEALDGEVTLIGARVDPVSQSLKVTGKLLTDKQGNAPNLVAGMSGTARFNPAEEAKGAR
- a CDS encoding efflux RND transporter periplasmic adaptor subunit; its protein translation is MPDDVTSVRMEAANPLNSLLLLLNLQQEARQAQNPEALRFLMVNQTRRMIAYQQAIFLTVAPSGKARLEAVSNVAVPERDAPFTRWLEAAASAIAAGAEARSLHGIAPTEVPPALARDWGQWGPAQALWVPLPGPDGTLTAVLWLARDDAWTEGEKVLLGQLSGGYGHAWWALTQAGRRSGVRARKGIWALAVVATLGAVLAIPVPQSTLAPAEVAPRDPLIVSAPLEGVIERFHVQPNEPVTNGQPLFTFEATVLKSRLEVARKALASAEAELLTASQGAFTDPQSKARIAQLKTQVELRRAEMDFARDLMDRVTVKAERTGIAVFTDANDWLGKPVAVGERILTLADPQAAEVDVHVPVNDAIVLQEGAEVSLYLNVDPLRPLHATVSHASYEPGLTPGGVLAYRVRADLVPDQPTPRIGLRGTAKIQGERVPLAFYLFRRPLASLRQTVGL
- a CDS encoding HlyD family efflux transporter periplasmic adaptor subunit; translated protein: MGAAAIGMATGPAAVTPVDPLDSVRLPPLREELQLLPAPPAVDGSPCWTIHDPVRNRYFRIGHGAFEVIARWHHGSPRAIAAAVAAETVLEPEAEDIVGLYKFLAGSNLTQGADVDFLAKQTAARRTSWWTWLLHNYLFFRIPLVRPDAFLNATVRYVAPFYSRAWLWTVIGAGILGLILAMRQWDSFAHTFLHFFTLEGMALYGLTLLVTKTLHELGHAYTAKRFGCQVPTMGAAFLVMWPVLYTDTSDAWRLVSRRARLHIAAAGMLTELALAAFATLAWSFLPDGPLRSAAFFVATVSWVTTLTINLSPFMRFDGYYLLADALDVPNLQDRAFALARWRLREWLFGLGDEVPERFDPWLHRVMLAYAFATWVYRLVLFIGIAVLVYHVFIKVLGIVLFAVEVGWFILRPLVNEAKEWWERRGSLRPNRNLLMTLGGLSALVWLAFVPVTGTIAVPSVWRAEGFSTLFAPVPSRIAEVLVQPGQRVAAGDLLFRLEAPELTSKLQQSELRIALAQDRIDRMLAARDGLDRVRVMEEDLAAGLADRQGLLDGLARLEIRAPIAGTVVDVADALRPGRWVGPSLALGQIVADGGGELVGYVAENDLTRVSVGADAVFLADDPLRPRMEARVAVVDRVSVKGLDVPALASIHGGPIAVESQTGPAMGRTNAEAARSNLKPVEAVYRVTLAPLDRTQAGPAHQMRGVARVEGEARSLADRFWRTALAVLIRETGF
- a CDS encoding RT0821/Lpp0805 family surface protein, whose amino-acid sequence is MRLLPIPSFAFGLHAAALVATLAVAAPAQAQFGLFLGGRGGVDLTDEDWDLFRKALSDALTPMEAGRRTEWNNPKTGVRGDVVVEKIHERDGAPCGDVQANFIRRTVQPYRLTFCKMANGRWAIAP